The Primulina huaijiensis isolate GDHJ02 chromosome 6, ASM1229523v2, whole genome shotgun sequence genomic sequence aagaacatacatgtaaattcacaaatcaaactcatatatagaaattttattaattttcaatttgaatgtaaatttcacTCCAAAAAGTgaaagttaaattttaaaaatgatggttaaattttatttttctttagattccattaatgaattaatatataaaaaacaagaaaacaaaaggatatatattaatgaatttaatgatatgttatttttctttaattttagattccattaatgaattaatatatgagaaacaaaaaaaacaaatggacatatattaaaaaatattatttaatgatcataaagacatatatgtaaattcacaattcaaactcatatgtctcatatattttttaaaaatgaaatgaaaattttattatttttctatttgaatGTAAATATCACCCCAAAAagtgtaaattcacaattcaaactcatatatgaaaattttattatttttcaatttgaatgtaaatttcacTCCAAAAAGtgaaagtaaaattttaaaaatgatggttaaattttatttttctttagattccattaataaattaatatataaaaaacaataaaacaaaatgacatatattaatgaatttaatgatatgttattttttttaattttagattccattaatgaaattaatatatgagaaacaaaaaaaaacaaatggacatatattaacaaatattatttaatgatcataaggacatatatgtaaattcacaattcaaactcatatgtctcatatattttttaaaaatgaaatggaaattttattatttttctatttgaatgtaaatttcacCCCAAAAAGTGAATGTTATACTTTAAAAATGatggttaaattttatttttttagattctattaataaattaatatataaaaaacaagaaaacaaaaagacatatattaatgaatttaatgatatgttatttttctttaattttagattccattaatgaattaatatatgagaaacaaaaaacaaatggacatatattaataaatattatttaatgattataaggacatacatgtaaattcacaattcaaactcatatatttataatagtaatagacaAAAAACAAATGgacatatattaataaatatttatttaatgatcATAAGGACATaaatgtaaattcacaattcaaactcatatatttataatagtatagtataatataatataatataatataaataatagacAAAACACAAATGgacatatattaataaatatttatttaagaattattatttttttcaaaataatctttGCAATAACTaacttgatattttattatttttgtattttcataaataattattttcttgaattaagatatgatatattcaattaaatatttaattttttttaaaaaaaattaaatgttttgtGCACATGGCCTGTGTACTTGGTATGCTAATTATTATTTGTGCTTACTtctacattatttatttgtttacgaatatatttttgagaaaaatagaGTAAATTTAGGGGTTGATAGGCCCAAATATTCCCAGCCTGCAAAGGATATAACTTGGCCTAGAACTGCCACCCGTTCAGCACAAGAGAGGCGCCGTATCTTTCTTCTTgtttatttatgattattaaattACATTCTTTATCTTTGGTATTCTCGACTGTTATTGTCAATTCTTCATtcccatttatttatttttgtgatttcaagaattttttcGGGGTTGTGAATAAATTTAGAGTTTGGAAATAATTCTTTTGGCGATTTGTAGCTGCTTTTTACCCAGGTGGTTCAAATTTGCCGTGTGCAGCGACCCCAACTGGGTTTAATTTAACTTCAAcgtttctttttttatctttaaattaaGAGAGGGGGTGGGGGTAGTTTTAAGATATTGAGAAGGTGCTGGTCACCGATATTGGTGCCGTGTGTCAAGATTTTTGGGAAAAAGGTATATTTGATGGCTGAAGGGGGGTCTTATTATTGTTCCAAGAAGTCTGATGATTTATGCGGTAAAGCCTGTGATCAGGTCAGGtttttctttctctttctttttcttcgaTTTGGATTCGTTATATAGTAATCAAAATTTGGTTGTGGATAAAGTTTGATTCTTGATCATTAATGTCTAAATATTCTATGTTTTGCTGTGCGTGTGGTTTTTTGCTCTTGGGGTGAGAACGATGGGTGAAAGATCGTAGAAATCTTAAATTTGTGATCAGGTTGTCTTTGCTGAAGTTTTGGAAGGAGAGGTTAGTGTTACTATGTACTAATGCAGATCGAAAGTCCCTTTTTGGGTGTCTATGGAGTCAGAAACCTGAGCACCAAGTTTCAAGATCCTCTGTTTTTCTTACTAGTTTAATATGTAGGCAAAATTTGGGATTTTGTGCTAATTTTGCTTTTGATTAGTTTTGCTAAATGTAATCTTGTTTTCCattgataaattttatgatttattgtgTGAAGTTTAAAACTTCAAAGAAACCAGTTCGTACTTCGTAGGCATGCATTATCCTTTTATTCTACCATTCAATGTGTTGCGTGGTCTTTATTAACGTTATTTCACAGTGgagaaaaatttcaattttttgtggTGCTTTTTATTCGCAGGACTCAGGGCGAAGCTTGATCATGTCAAGACTCAGATGTAATTTGCCAGTGCTTGGTATCAAAGCCTTGTTCTTTCTATTCTTGTTGGTACCGGCTTGTGTCTTGGTTATATACGTTCACGGCCAGAAAATCACGTATTTTTTACGTCCTTTATGGGAATCTCCTCCTAAGCCCTTCCATGAAACACCTCACTACTATCACGAGAATGTATCTATGGAGAATCTCTGCAAACTTCATGGTTGGGAAATACGTGAATATCCTAGGCGTGTTTATGATGCTGTCTTGTTTAGCAATGAGGTTGACATCCTCAAGATACGCTGGCAAGAGTTGTACCCTTATGTCACCGAATTTGTGTTGCTCGAGTCGAATTCTACGTTCACTGGGCTGCCCAAGCCTTGTGTCTTTTCTTCTGTCCGTGACCaattcaaatttcttgagcCGAGATTAAACTATGGACTAGTTCCAGGGAGATTTAAAAAAGGTGAAAACCCATTTGTCGAGGAAGCATATCAGAGACTTGCACTTGATTATCTTCTTAAACAAGCTGGTATTCAGGATGATGACTTGTTGATAATGTCTGATGTTGATGAGATACCAAGCAGACACACGATTAATCTTTTAAGATGGTGTGATGGCATACCTCCGATTCTACATCTTCGTTTGAAGAACTATTTATATTCATTTGAGTTTCTTGTCGATAATAATAGCTGGAGAGCCTCAGTGCACATTTATCAATCAGGGAAGACAAAATATGCGCACTATCGGCAGTCTGACGAAATCTTGGCTGATGCAGGGTGGCATTGTAGCTTTTGCTTTAGACACATTCGTGAATTCATTTTCAAGATGAAAGCTTACAGTCATGTTGATAGGGTGagattttctcattttttgaaTCCTTCAGGAATCCAGAGAGTGATATGCAAAGGAGCTGATTTGTTCGATATGCTACCGGAAGAGTACactttcagagaaatcattgggAAAATGGGACCTGTTCCTCATTCATACTCGGCTGTTCATCTCCCTGCATATCTGTTGGAGAATGCTGAACGGTATAAATTTCTTTTACCAGGAAACTGTGTTAGATTGAGCGTGTGAACAGAGTAGATGAAGTACATATCCGTTTGGTGAAAGTTTAATTTGAGATTTGGCTTCTGTTGAAGGTTTTCCGGCGATCAAGGACTTGGGTATGTTGCTTTTATAACTATGCTACACGTCCAGCATTTATAGCATTGGTTTAGCAGAATTAGTGCACATTCTTGGATTGTTAGATCGAGTCTTACATATAGTTTTTTTAAGGGCTGGTATTCATGAGGATGGATCATATCCGTGTGTTTAGTTAATAGTTGGTCATGGCAGGAACAAGTAGTAAAATGGTGCTCAATACGTCTCAtgtacataaattttttattggaaCTAATATATTCATTACTCTTTTCGCACATCGTGTTTAACTATCTCGTCCGTACCAGAATTCGATTATTCAATCTATTACTTGATTCGTCCGATTGACTCTGTTCACTAAAGGCGCATTTGGTTAATCcttatttattttaacattttttttgtcattCTACCAATTAATTTAACCATCTTTGCACACACccatttgtttttgtttatatttacaaACAATCCAGAAACAACTTTCATATGGTTTTCCGAAAAAATTAATGCAAGTAGAACATTATTTGCCATACATATACATGTACCGGGGTCCAGATTGAAGCATAAATTATGATATGAACCTATAAAGATACACCAATATTATCCTGTGAAAAGATAATGGAGTTGTTTGCCTGCAATTATGTCGATCATCTGATGCTAtctgtgtgtatatatatccaTCTGTCTATCTGTAACTTGTAAAATTTGAAGGATCAATGCCAATGGAATTGTGATAAGCTTTTTCTGCGTTTTCCAACCGATTTTTGAACATCCCCCACTCCCTTGTACACCTCAATCTCACCTagaacaaataaaacaaaaaccaaatTGGATTCTCGGACAAAACATATACATACAAATTTGAGCTAATATGACAATAAAGGATCACGATCAAGATTTCGTGAGCAAAATGTAGAGTTATGAACATATTTATCAGTTGTCAAAGTAAGGCATGTTCTGGTTGACATGTCAATAATAGTTAAACTAGTATGAATGCATACCCCTTGCCATGGAGCTTTTCCATTCTCTGCCATCCCCTGTCATAAAATGAGACCAGATTAAGTTGAGTCACATTTACGATCGTGAGGaagttataatattataatgttTTTTAAAGCTTAGAGCTCAAGGTTTGTTACCTGGTCTCCTAATGAAGGAACAGAGTTGTGAACAATCCATTGGGCATCAACAACTCCGATTTTTTCGTGAGCAGGCTACGATAAAAGCATATTAATAGTCAGATGCCAAAAAATATTAGACCAAAAAATAAGCCCATTGAAATGGTAGAGCCGTATTGACAGACAGATACAAGACCAACCTCAACACATTTTTGGAGGGCGAAGTCGAGACCCCATCCGTGGACCAAGTCATTCTACAATAAGCATATGGAGGGAAGTAAATGCAAAGACCAAGGGGAAAATGAAGTGACTCGAGGATTCACGAAAAAGTAATGATGACAAAACAATAACGACGATCACCTGAATCAAATGCCATGCACAGCGCCACGCCTCCCGAGAAAAGACAGGAGCCATGATTTCTACAAACCTGTGTTAGAGTGCAAAACAAAAATGACACCCGTATGCTAAAAAGAAATACAATCTGATAAAAATATGTGGCGTTGGGATTCTTACGCTGCACAGGGGGGCAACTGCTGGTTAGAACACCAGCCTGGCTTCTCCTTTACTTCCCTGTGTTCAAAAGAAAGCATAAGAAAGATAGTTTTAGAATTCACATAAaaaaatggaagaaaatgtGGCCTTAACATAGTGACCGCATGAATTTTTTCTTACTTGTGAACTTCACGATCACTTTGCCGTTTTGTCATTTCCCAAGTCGTTATCCTAGTTGGCTCCAAACCCGGCTGTGAAATTTCTAAACCATGCTTCCTCACAAGTTTAATATATCTGGAATTCGCAGAACACAGAAGAAATAGAGTGTGAGTAAGCTGGCCAGACTCGCATCACAAAAGAATATGTTCTGTACACTCACTCTTCTGCGTCAAAATGTTCAACCCCGAGATCTTCATCCCAAATAAAAATGTAGTCATATGCGGCAACAATGTCTGGATGTAGAAACCTTTTAGCATACCACCTTTTTATGAAATTCATGGATAAATTTCAACATCAATAATTATTCCCCAGCACAATTTATTTACAAGTTTCAGAATTGATTCGAGACAATAATATTACCATTTTGTCTGTTTTGTGGCACTCACATGAATAGCTAgcttggaccactcaaactcaTCCCATTCACTTGTTTGTCCGTCATAATGAAATAAAAGAACGGTAAAATTCTCTGAAAACTGTAGTGACATAGTGAGATTAAAACGTAGTTTAAGGGCTGTATAGAAAAATTGGAAGGTCACTGACCTTTTTCACTGCTGCATCAATGTTATTCTTTTGATTGTAACCAACCGTAAAGGTGACCAGATATTTTGGTTCAATGGCCAAGTCCTAACCAGTGATACAATAAAGAAATCAAATTCAAGTTATTTGAACCAACGAATCCGTACATTCGATTTTCAAGAGCATCCAACTGGCTCCAGAGTAAGTAATCTAAGCAAAGCATTTCTTTATCCATTGTACACTAGACAAAAATAATGGTAAATTTCAGTTAGAATACTCTCTCTACGGAGAATAAggtgactttttttttttggagcaCCATTCATTGCTGAACATCAGCTTTTTGTGTCACTAATCTCACCATAGCATACATCTTCTCTACTTTCTGTATCAATTATTTCTCCCCTCTATGCTAACGATTCCATTCTTATCTGATAACATTGAAAGTTCCTATTCATATCGAGGGCTGCTATCTACATAAgcaacatcattcaaaatctcGACGGTGAATCGGTTCCTCAATTCAAATGGAGATACTATTAACAAGAAACCAAAACAGAGAAGCATGATATAGGGACTATGATATTAGTAAAATGCTCACCTCACTGGGTAATCCCCACAATCTCCGGAGATAGAAATCTGACTCAGATGCAACTATGGCTGGAGGCAATCTTTCTGCTCCTTTTGGATTTGATGGGACCCAAATCTAAAAcacaataattttataaaacgaTGCTACCAGAAAACTTTTTAAAGTGTTATTTACTAGTTCGATAGCAAAGATGCAGGCATTCTGGTAGAAACATTCACCAAGCCGAATTTTTGTTTTTGGCTGTCAAAGTGGGGCTTTTTCGGACATTAAAAATGACACTTTTTTGTGTCTTGGTAAACACTAATATCTCTGCCACAAGTTATCTTCAATTACACGAACCAAATAGATAGATATAAAAGTTTACAATAATTTGAATTATACATAATATAAATGTATAGTGTTcgcaacaaaaaaattatacctttgatGAATCCTTTGTGGTTTGATTTTCACTAGAGTTGTTCCCAACATTCGTCGGCATATGCTGAGAATTATTACTTGCTTGGGTAGAGTTAGCCATACTTCCGTTCCCTGTTATTGTAAAATCATGAAGAATAACAGAGGTGATATTTAGCTGCCAAATAACAAAATAGAGTTAGTATTCGCACAAAATAGAAAGCGTAGATTAGCACAGGGCAGTAAATTCAACCAGTCATTTTGCAGAGACATGAACTCTTTCCGTACCTTTGTTAAGGGAAGTGATGGAAAGGACACTCCTATGAAGAAGCCAAACATGATACCAACACTGACTGTGATGAAAATCCTCATAGTTTCGTTCGGTTTGTTGACAAGAGTGCTGAAAGAACGAGAATCAAAAGCCATGTAACATTCGCCTCACATACAAAATGGAAGGCGTTTCCCATTTGCCTACCGTAACCAAATGATACATACCTACGTGCAATATTCCCCTTTCTATACATCATATCAGATTCCATATTTATAGGTTAGAGGCTGCTTTACATTGGCCAATTAAGCTTCAAGCAGACACTCTGCACAAAGAAAGTGCAGATATGCCTATATCAACTAAACCTTTCAcagaaaccaaaaaaaaaaacaactgaGAAGAATATAGAAATCACAAATATAGGGAGAGTCATAAGTATGAACTAAACAGCCCATACTGATGATTCTGATACAAGAGGCCCCCTTTAAAGAGCAAATCTTTAGGAGCCAAAAATGATCACCGCACATGCCTATTGCTCCACAATTAGCTGCACGAACCATTTTTAAGCAAGCAACGAAGCACATGCCACCCTTTGATATTCTCAATGGTTGACTTTTATACAAAGATCACAACTTTGAGATGCCCGGAAGTAACAGCTTATGCTCGTTGAAGaaatctaatatttttaaaacaaaaactgGGCTTTGCTTAAATTTAAAGATACAACAAAACAAGACTTCGATAACATCAATGAGACAATCAAGGAAGCGCctatatttttcataaagaaaTCCACTTGGACATTATCCGCATAGACACGATACAATTACCTTGTACATGAGATGAATAACGAAGCATTTGCGCAAATTCACCTGAATAGGAAAGCAAAAACACAGAAATGATCTCGAGG encodes the following:
- the LOC140978563 gene encoding uncharacterized protein, with product MAEGGSYYCSKKSDDLCGKACDQDSGRSLIMSRLRCNLPVLGIKALFFLFLLVPACVLVIYVHGQKITYFLRPLWESPPKPFHETPHYYHENVSMENLCKLHGWEIREYPRRVYDAVLFSNEVDILKIRWQELYPYVTEFVLLESNSTFTGLPKPCVFSSVRDQFKFLEPRLNYGLVPGRFKKGENPFVEEAYQRLALDYLLKQAGIQDDDLLIMSDVDEIPSRHTINLLRWCDGIPPILHLRLKNYLYSFEFLVDNNSWRASVHIYQSGKTKYAHYRQSDEILADAGWHCSFCFRHIREFIFKMKAYSHVDRVRFSHFLNPSGIQRVICKGADLFDMLPEEYTFREIIGKMGPVPHSYSAVHLPAYLLENAERYKFLLPGNCVRLSV
- the LOC140978569 gene encoding uncharacterized protein, encoding MESDMMYRKGNIARSTLVNKPNETMRIFITVSVGIMFGFFIGVSFPSLPLTKLNITSVILHDFTITGNGSMANSTQASNNSQHMPTNVGNNSSENQTTKDSSKIWVPSNPKGAERLPPAIVASESDFYLRRLWGLPSEDLAIEPKYLVTFTVGYNQKNNIDAAVKKFSENFTVLLFHYDGQTSEWDEFEWSKLAIHVSATKQTKWWYAKRFLHPDIVAAYDYIFIWDEDLGVEHFDAEEYIKLVRKHGLEISQPGLEPTRITTWEMTKRQSDREVHKEVKEKPGWCSNQQLPPCAAFVEIMAPVFSREAWRCAWHLIQNDLVHGWGLDFALQKCVEPAHEKIGVVDAQWIVHNSVPSLGDQGMAENGKAPWQGVRLRCTREWGMFKNRLENAEKAYHNSIGIDPSNFTSYR